The DNA sequence AGCGGCCAATTGCCGAGAAGCTGCACAAAGAGGGACTGGTACGCTGGCTCGGCCATACAGATACGGTTTCAGAACAGAGCATCAGGGACGTACTGGCCGAGCTAGTCGAGAGTGATTCAGATGGATCATGGTCTCTGCGGTGTCACAGAATAGTTGATGGGAAAGGAGCGGATCGTATCGCCACCGTGGTGACCATAACTCCGCGTACGCCGCTCAAGGTGCGCCATGCCCGCCTCTCCGATGAAGCGTTGATTCTGGCCTGGGCGAACGACCCGGAGACACGACGCTGTTCATTCTCACCTGATCCAATCACTGCAGAGACGCACCGAAGATGGTTCCACAGTCGGCTCAGAAATCCAGACGAGTGCCGCTTCTACATCGTGGAGACACAAGAAGGTATTCCCATAGGGCAGGTGCGGTTTGAGCGACACGATCATACCTGGGAAACGCACTACCTCCTTGCACCTCAGTTTCGCAGGCGGAGCCTGGGCCGGTCGCTGCTCAAGGCTGCTCTGGAAAAGCTGCAAACCGAATTCGGTAAAACACAGGTTTTCGGCAGGGTGAAGGAGAGCAATCTGCCTTCCTGCAAGGTGTTCGCATCCCTCGGCTTCGAGATCCTATCTTCCGAAAAAGGCGAGGTGATGTATCAGCGCCTTTTCTGATAGGTGCTTTCACCAGCTTTGAGAGCATGAAGACAAATCAAACAGAAATAAAGGCATAAACGGACAGAATGACCATGCAGATCGCACACCATACAATCAGTCGGGATGCACCGCCTTTCATTATCGCCGAGATGTCAGGCAATCATAACCAGTCGCTTGAGCGGGCGCTCGAGATTGTCGAGGCCGCTGCGAAGGCAGGTGCCCACGCTCTCAAACTCCAGACGTACACCGCCGACACCATCACGCTTGACGTGAGTGAGGGCGAGTTCTTCATCAGGGACGATCAGAACCTCTGGAAGGGAAACAGCCTTTACGACCTCTACAAACTCGCTTCAACGCCGTGGGAGTGGCATGCACCGATTATGGAGAGGGCACGGGAACTCGGGATGATCTGCTTCTCCACACCCTTCGACGAAACCGCTGTTGACTTCCTCGAAGGTCTGAACGTGCCGGCCTATAAGATCGCCTCCTTCGAGAATGTGCACCTTCCCCTGATCCGAAAAGTAGCGGCCACCGGCAAACCGATGATCATCTCCACCGGCATGGCCACACTCGCCGAACTCGATGAGGCGGTGCGCACCGCTCGCGAGGCCGGGTGCCGTGATCTGATACTGCTCAAGTGCACCAGCACCTATCCGGCCACGCCGAAGAACAGCAATGTGGCCACCATCCCCCACATGCGCACGCTCTTTAACTGCGAAGTAGGCCTCTCTGATCACACCATGGGTGTGGGGGCAGCGGTCGCGGCGGTAGCTCACGGCGCAACGGTGATCGAGAAGCACTTCACGCTTTGCCGGGCCGACGGCGGGGTGGACAGCGCATTCTCACTGGAACCGGAGGAACTGCGCACTCTTGTCGTGGAGACAGAACGTGCGTGGCAGTCGCTCGGAGAGGTGCGGTACGGACCGGGTGATGCGGAGAAGCGATCCCTGGTCTTCCGCAGGTCGTTGTATATTGCAGAGGATCTCGCAGCGGGAGATCTGCTCACCCGTGAGAACCTCCGCTGCGTACGCCCCGGCCTCGGCCTCGCACCAAAATATTACGATATGCTGCTTGGCCGGCGGGTGAACCGTGATGTCAAGAAGGGCACCCCGATGGCATGGGAACTGATCGGTTGATTGAAGGGATCTCGATATTGCTCCCGAAACCACCGATAAAACCATGATTGCCGCAGGCTCAACCGGTGAAAAACAATAAACGATCCCCACTCGATCACTACCTTTATGCGAATCCAATAGGCGCTGAGGTATGGATGCAGGCGCGGTGAGCGAAGG is a window from the Methanoculleus taiwanensis genome containing:
- the pseI gene encoding pseudaminic acid synthase, whose product is MQIAHHTISRDAPPFIIAEMSGNHNQSLERALEIVEAAAKAGAHALKLQTYTADTITLDVSEGEFFIRDDQNLWKGNSLYDLYKLASTPWEWHAPIMERARELGMICFSTPFDETAVDFLEGLNVPAYKIASFENVHLPLIRKVAATGKPMIISTGMATLAELDEAVRTAREAGCRDLILLKCTSTYPATPKNSNVATIPHMRTLFNCEVGLSDHTMGVGAAVAAVAHGATVIEKHFTLCRADGGVDSAFSLEPEELRTLVVETERAWQSLGEVRYGPGDAEKRSLVFRRSLYIAEDLAAGDLLTRENLRCVRPGLGLAPKYYDMLLGRRVNRDVKKGTPMAWELIG